The following coding sequences are from one Arachis hypogaea cultivar Tifrunner chromosome 7, arahy.Tifrunner.gnm2.J5K5, whole genome shotgun sequence window:
- the LOC112703290 gene encoding ATP-dependent zinc metalloprotease FTSH 12, chloroplastic — translation MGLISPNPNPFLLPSPPLNPVVVPLNPNLFALTTPRCPKTLRRKLKLRASSTSAADPDGGGDGGASSWSNISRSLRRGSKRFWLKFGEMVKKETGFDLGDGNAKVGEFVGRVRDEVETSGDELGRSGTHWVSEFLDWNRWEHWKNVNSWDPKRVGVLALYIFVVACCCKGMYVIIQAPYINRQRKELTEAYMEALIPEPSPTNIRRFKKGMWRKSMPKGLKMKKLVEQPGGTLVHDTSYVGEDAWEDDQEASKEHVKQVIEDDGRLTKEEKNRLVEGLGILGEVKSAGTWRERLHKWREVLSNERLVEQSDSLNSRYVVEFDMKEVEANLRKDVAEKATSAHGARALWIAKRWWRYRPKLPYNYFLDKLDSSEVAAVVFTEDLKRLYVTMKEGFPMEFIVDIPLDPYLFDIITSSGVEVDLLQKRQIHYFMKVLIALVPGILILWLIRESVMLLHITSHRFLYKKYNQLFDMAYAENFILPVGEVGETKSMYKEVVLGGDVWDLLDELMIYMGNPMQFYERGVQFVRGVLLSGPPGTGKTLFARTLAKESGLPFVFASGAEFTDSEKSGAARINEMFTIARRNAPCFIFVDEIDAIAGRHARNDPRRRATFEALIAQLDGEKEKTGVDRLSLRQAVIFICATNRPDELDLEFVRPGRIDRRLYIGLPDAKQRVQIFGVHSSGKQLAEDVDFEKLVFRTVGFSGADIRNLVNEAAIMMVRKGHSKISQQDIVDVLDKQLLEGMGVLLTEEEQQKCEESVSVEKKKLLAVHEAGHVVLAHLFPRFDWHAFSQLLPGGKETAVSVFYPREDMIDQGYTTFGYMMMQMVVAHGGRCAERVVYGDDITDGGSDDLEKITKIAREMVISPQNSRLGLMALTKRVGLLDRPDSPDGELIRYRWDDPQVIPANMTLEVSELFTRELTRYIEETEELAMNALMDNRHILDMVARELLEKSRITGLEVEEKMKPLSPVMFEDFVKPFQINIDEEGPLPHKDHVRYQPPDLYPAPLHRC, via the exons ATGGGCCTCATCAGCCCAAATCCAAATCCATTTCTTCTTCCCTCGCCACCGCTCAATCCGGTGGTGGTCCCTTTGAACCCCAACCTCTTTGCGCTAACCACACCGCGCTGCCCCAAAACCCTCCGCAGAAAGCTCAAGCTCCGAGCATCGTCAACTTCGGCGGCTGACCCTGATGGTGGGGGCGACGGCGGGGCTTCTTCTTGGTCCAACATTTCCCGGTCGCTTCGGCGAGGCTCGAAGCGGTTTTGGTTGAAGTTCGGGGAGATGGTGAAGAAGGAGACGGGTTTTGACTTGGGAGATGGGAATGCGAAGGTGGGCGAGTTTGTGGGGCGCGTGAGGGATGAAGTGGAAACGAGTGGAGATGAATTGGGAAGGTCTGGGACTCACTGGGTTTCCGAGTTTCTTGATTGGAATCGGTGGGAACACTGGAAG AATGTCAACAGTTGGGACCCTAAGCGAGTTGGTGTACTAGCTCTTTATATCTTTGTTGTGGCATGTTGTTGTAAAGGAATGTATGTCATAATTCAAGCACCTTACATAAATCGCCAAAGAAAAGAATTGACAGAAGCTTACATGGAAGCATTAATTCCGGAGCCTTCCCCAACCAACATTAGAAG ATTTAAGAAGGGCATGTGGAGGAAGTCAATGCCAAAAGGCTTGAAAATGAAGAAGCTTGTTGAACAGCCTGGTGGAACCCTTGTTCATGATACTTCGTATGTTGGAGAGGATGCATGGGAGGATGACCAAGAGGCTTCCAAGGAACATGTAAAACAAGTTATAGAGGATGATGGAAGGTTAaccaaagaagagaagaatagactGGTGGAAGGCTTGGGCATTTTAG GCGAAGTTAAATCTGCGGGCACATGGCGTGAGAGACTTCATAAATGGAGGGAAGTCCTTAGCAACGAGCGTCTTGTTGAGCAATCGGATTCCTTAAATAGTAGATATGTAGTCGAATTTGACATGAAAGAGGTTGAAGCTAATCTTCGCAAGGATGTGGCGGAAAAGGCAACATCCGCACATGGAGCTAGGGCCTTGTGGATAGCTAAGAGGTGGTGGCGCTATCGTCCTAAACTTCCTTACAATTACTTTCTTGACAAACTTGATAGCTCAGAG GTAGCAGCTGTTGTTTTCActgaagatttgaaaagattgtATGTGACGATGAAAGAAGGTTTTCCAATGGAATTTATC GTTGATATCCCTCTTGATCCTTATCTGTTTGACATTATTACAAGTTCTGGAGTTGAAGTAGATCTGCTTCAGAAGCGACAAATCCACTATTTTATGAAGGTTCTGATCGCTTTAGTACCCGGAATACTGATTCTCTGGCTCATAAGGGAGTCTGTGATGCTTTTGCACATTACTTCCCATCGTTTTCTTTACAAAAAGTATAATCAACTCTTTGATATGGCATATGCTGAAAACTTCATTCTG CCTGTTGGAGAAGTTGGTGAAACAAAATCTATGTACAAGGAAGTTGTGTTGGGAGGTGATGTTTGGGATCTTCTTGATGAGTTGATGATCTATATGGGAAATCCTATGCAGTTCTACGAAAGAGGCGTGCAGTTTGTGCGG GGTGTTCTACTCTCTGGACCCCCAGGAACAGGGAAAACACTTTTTGCCAGGACACTCGCAAAGGAAAGTGGATTGCCTTTTGTTTTTGCTTCAGGTGCTGAGTTCACGGATAGTGAAAAAAGTGGAGCAGCTAGAATCAATGAAATGTTTACCATTGCTAGGAGAAAT GCACCTTGTTTTATATTTGTGGATGAAATAGATGCCATTGCCGGTAGGCATGCTAGGAATGATCCACGTAGAAGGGCAACTTTTGAAGCTCTCATTGCACAGCTTGATGGGGA GAAGGAGAAAACCGGTGTTGACCGTTTATCCTTAAGGCAAGCTGTCATATTCATATGTGCCACAAATAGACCAGATGAATTAGATCTTGAATTTGTTCGTCCTGGGCGTATTGATCGTCGTCTGTACATTGGTTTGCCTGATGCCAAGCAAAGAGTCCAAATTTTTGGTGTGCATAGTTCTGGAAAGCAACTTGCAGAGgatgttgattttgaaaag CTTGTCTTCCGAACTGTTGGATTCTCGGGAGCAGATATAAGAAACCTTGTCAATGAAGCAGCAATAATGATG GTGAGGAAAGGGCATTCAAAAATTTCCCAGCAGGACATTGTTGATGTATTAGATAAACAACTGCTTGAGGGTATGGGTGTGCTTCTCACTGAGGAAGAGCAACAGAAATGTGAAGAAAGT GTATCTGTTGAAAAGAAGAAACTACTTGCTGTTCATGAAGCTGGTCATGTCGTGTTAGCTCACTTATTTCCTCGGTTTGACTGGCATGCATTTTCACAGCTCCTGCCTGGTGGTAAG GAAACAGCAGTATCTGTATTCTACCCTCGGGAAGATATGATAGACCAAGGTTATACAACCTTCGGTTACATGATGATGCAAATGGTAGTAGCACATGGTGGTCGATGTGCTGAACGTGTTGTCTATGGTGATGATATAACTGATGGAGGCAGTGATGATCTTGAAAAGATAACAAAG ATTGCCAGGGAGATGGTTATCAGCCCTCAAAATTCAAGGTTGGGTTTAATGGCATTAACAAAAAGGGTTGGATTACTCGATCGGCCAGACAGTCCAGATGGCGAGCTGATAAGATATAGG TGGGATGATCCTCAGGTAATTCCTGCAAATATGACACTAGAGGTATCTGAGCTATTTACACGGGAGTTGACAAGG TACATTGAAGAAACAGAAGAACTTGCAATGAATGCTTTGATGGATAATAGGCACATATTGGACATGGTTGCTAGGGAGCTCTTGGAAAAGTCAAGAATAACTGGATTG GAGGTTGAAGAGAAAATGAAGCCATTGTCTCCCGTAATGTTTGAGGACTTCGTCAAGCCATTCCAAATAAACATAGATGAG GAGGGGCCACTTCCTCATAAGGATCACGTGCGATATCAGCCACCGGACTTGTATCCTGCTCCTCTCCATAGATGCTGA